In one window of Campylobacter sp. DNA:
- a CDS encoding NAD(P)H-quinone oxidoreductase subunit 3: MSRIPLQSPYFGIFVMLILAFCVFSLIVKLSSLVGSRLADRRDERLKGEIYESGPEAVKQPNRMNSHFFLIAVLFILFDVEIIFMFPWAVNFKILGVFGLVEMAFFIILLGIGFIYAWKKGALNWQSIR, translated from the coding sequence ATGTCTAGAATTCCGCTGCAAAGCCCATATTTCGGAATATTCGTAATGCTAATCCTGGCTTTTTGCGTCTTTTCGCTCATCGTTAAACTATCCTCTTTGGTAGGCTCGCGTTTGGCAGATAGGCGCGACGAGCGGCTAAAGGGCGAAATTTACGAAAGCGGCCCCGAGGCCGTCAAACAGCCCAACCGAATGAACTCCCACTTTTTTTTGATAGCCGTGCTTTTCATACTTTTTGACGTCGAGATTATCTTTATGTTTCCGTGGGCGGTAAATTTTAAAATTTTAGGCGTGTTCGGGCTCGTGGAGATGGCGTTTTTCATTATATTATTAGGCATCGGTTTCATCTACGCCTGGAAAAAAGGAGCGCTAAATTGGCAGAGCATAAGATAA
- a CDS encoding inorganic phosphate transporter produces MKSSKISLIFYGIFCGVTIYFLIWGFGFIGSGDKMLFLVSVFLGIFMAFNIGGNDVANSFGTSVGSGTLSIAQALCIAAVFEASGAVIAGGEVTSTIRSGIIDLSKMDVHPRDFIYVMMSALFAAGAWLLFASRKGLPVSTTHAIIGGIVGSGLTLGALLNTAETSALWLVQWDKIGKIAISWVLSPILGGVISFGIFWLIKHYILDYNRYAQIKIDRIKREKKSLRKLHKKTFETLDDIQKIAYAEALNHDIYAMRDPDFDPSELDSEYYKKVIELDAKKEKLKSHKALEYGIPAVAGIGAFVISAMLIFKGLHNLNFGLTNFYNYLIIGMSTLITWLLMFIFAKTLRRSNLNKSAFLMFSWLQVLTASGFAFSHGSNDIANAVGPFAAIIDTMATNSINPSTPVPQQIMIMFAVALIAGLWFIGKEVIATVGTNLTKIHPASGFSAELASAVVVMAASVLGLPISSTHVLIGAILGIGLVNHSTNWSLMKPIGLAWIITLPVSALLSAFAFVLLRHVF; encoded by the coding sequence ATGAAATCTAGCAAGATAAGTCTCATTTTCTACGGCATATTCTGCGGCGTAACAATCTATTTTCTTATCTGGGGATTCGGTTTTATAGGAAGCGGCGATAAAATGCTATTTTTAGTTTCGGTATTTTTGGGCATCTTTATGGCCTTTAATATCGGCGGAAACGACGTGGCAAATTCCTTCGGCACTAGCGTCGGAAGCGGCACTCTTAGCATCGCGCAAGCCCTTTGTATCGCGGCGGTATTTGAAGCAAGCGGCGCGGTAATCGCAGGCGGCGAAGTAACCTCGACGATCCGCAGCGGCATAATCGATCTTAGCAAAATGGACGTGCATCCTAGGGATTTTATCTATGTAATGATGAGTGCGCTTTTCGCAGCGGGAGCGTGGCTGCTTTTTGCCAGCAGAAAGGGTTTGCCTGTATCCACTACTCATGCGATCATCGGCGGTATCGTGGGCTCGGGACTTACGCTAGGCGCCCTGCTTAATACCGCAGAGACTTCCGCATTGTGGCTCGTGCAGTGGGATAAGATCGGCAAAATAGCGATCTCTTGGGTGCTCTCGCCGATTTTGGGCGGAGTGATCTCCTTTGGAATTTTCTGGCTAATCAAACATTATATTTTGGATTACAACCGCTACGCTCAAATAAAGATCGACCGCATAAAGCGCGAAAAAAAATCCCTCCGCAAATTGCACAAAAAAACCTTCGAGACCCTGGACGACATTCAAAAGATCGCCTATGCAGAAGCGCTAAATCACGATATCTACGCTATGCGCGATCCCGATTTTGACCCAAGCGAGCTGGATAGCGAGTATTATAAAAAGGTAATCGAGCTTGACGCTAAAAAAGAGAAGCTAAAATCCCACAAGGCCCTAGAGTACGGAATCCCTGCCGTAGCGGGTATCGGCGCCTTCGTAATCTCAGCGATGCTGATATTTAAGGGGCTGCATAATCTAAATTTCGGGCTTACAAATTTTTACAACTACCTCATCATCGGTATGTCGACGCTAATTACGTGGCTTTTAATGTTTATTTTCGCTAAAACCCTGCGCCGCTCAAATTTAAACAAATCCGCGTTTTTGATGTTTAGCTGGCTGCAGGTGCTCACCGCTAGCGGCTTTGCGTTTTCGCACGGCAGCAACGACATCGCAAACGCCGTGGGCCCGTTTGCCGCCATCATCGATACGATGGCTACGAATAGTATCAATCCCTCCACTCCCGTGCCGCAGCAGATTATGATAATGTTCGCAGTAGCCCTCATAGCGGGACTTTGGTTCATCGGCAAAGAGGTAATCGCCACCGTAGGCACCAATCTTACGAAAATCCACCCAGCCTCTGGCTTTAGCGCCGAGCTTGCAAGCGCCGTCGTCGTAATGGCGGCATCGGTGCTGGGGCTTCCGATCTCCTCGACACACGTGCTAATCGGTGCGATTTTGGGTATCGGCTTGGTAAATCACAGTACGAACTGGTCGCTGATGAAGCCGATCGGGCTAGCGTGGATTATCACCCTACCCGTTTCGGCGCTGCTTTCGGCGTTTGCATTCGTGCTTTTACGCCACGTATTTTAG
- a CDS encoding AzlC family ABC transporter permease, with the protein MSKFEIFRSTLPVMMGYVPLGLAFGIYGISQDLPVWALALTSLLIYAGSVEFVLIAFIVTHASLVDTFVVAFLLNFRHFFYTMSLLDELRFVRHKIYAVYALTDETFALLKAHAFLRPEELSGKQPVTPQRLKELDLLYNLTAVLNQSYWVAGVVAGAVLGANLKLDFSGVEFSLTALFAILTYEVFKANPQYKVLFLGFACAFAGLFIFPTKYFLFGTLIFGTAVLLLFRKYFERPSHAGRRLRKFLKRSR; encoded by the coding sequence ATGAGTAAATTTGAAATTTTCAGATCGACCCTCCCCGTGATGATGGGCTACGTGCCGCTGGGGCTGGCGTTTGGCATCTACGGCATTAGCCAAGACCTGCCCGTATGGGCGCTGGCGCTAACCTCGCTGCTGATATACGCAGGAAGCGTGGAGTTCGTGCTGATCGCCTTCATCGTAACCCACGCCTCGCTCGTAGATACCTTCGTCGTGGCGTTTTTGCTAAATTTTCGCCATTTTTTCTACACGATGTCGCTGCTGGACGAGCTGCGCTTCGTGCGTCATAAAATTTACGCCGTATATGCCCTTACGGACGAAACCTTTGCTCTGCTAAAAGCGCACGCTTTTTTGCGCCCCGAGGAGCTTAGCGGCAAGCAGCCCGTAACGCCGCAAAGACTAAAAGAGCTTGATCTGCTCTATAATCTAACCGCGGTTTTAAATCAATCCTACTGGGTTGCGGGCGTCGTTGCAGGGGCTGTTTTGGGAGCAAACTTAAAGCTTGATTTTAGCGGGGTCGAGTTTAGCCTGACGGCGCTTTTTGCGATTCTAACCTATGAGGTTTTCAAAGCAAATCCGCAATATAAAGTGCTATTTCTGGGCTTTGCCTGCGCGTTTGCGGGGCTTTTTATCTTTCCTACAAAATACTTTTTATTCGGCACTCTGATTTTCGGCACAGCGGTATTGCTGCTCTTTCGCAAATACTTCGAGCGACCTTCGCACGCGGGACGCAGGCTGCGAAAGTTCCTAAAAAGGAGCAGGTAG
- a CDS encoding AzlD domain-containing protein: MEILPYIFLASIATILTRFLPLLLFKKKTASPNLAYLQKNSGLLIMVVLTIYALKTMLPSFSGERTFSADVLQTAALILCLIMAFVVHAKFRNSLVTIALPTLIYMAALRFLLNY; the protein is encoded by the coding sequence GTGGAAATTTTGCCCTATATCTTTCTAGCCTCGATCGCTACGATTTTGACGCGATTTTTGCCGCTGCTTCTTTTTAAGAAAAAGACTGCGAGTCCAAATCTGGCGTATCTGCAGAAAAACTCCGGACTTTTGATAATGGTCGTTTTGACGATCTATGCGCTTAAGACGATGCTGCCTAGCTTTTCGGGCGAGCGGACTTTTAGCGCAGACGTGCTGCAAACGGCAGCGCTGATACTTTGCCTGATTATGGCGTTTGTCGTGCATGCTAAATTCCGCAATTCGCTCGTTACGATAGCGCTTCCTACGCTAATATATATGGCGGCGCTACGCTTTTTATTGAATTATTGA
- a CDS encoding coproporphyrinogen III oxidase family protein, protein MNFISQMVHSFAKKYAAETMQKSLYNSLRIDITQENIAKIPNPDKKYMLYMHVPFCHTFCPYCSFHKYAYERGACKAYFGALRTEMQRTKDAGYDFETLYVGGGTTLIDEDELARTLELAKSLFSIKEVSCESDPNHIEPESLLRFRGLIDRLSVGVQSFDDDILRKASRYDKFGSGEILQEKLSRAVGILPILSLDLIFNFPFQTREILLRDIEAAKAVKPEQITLYPLMKSPLMRDQIARSLGVSNVDREEEFYSIICKEFASWRRSNAWAFAREKSNMSDEYVGTNHEYVGIGSGAFSFLDGRLLVNAFNLEEYASRVRKNESTVIATCDFSRSERTKYLFLTELFNGEIDIAKFNAANDLNLRRELGRELSLLRLAGAVRIEGEIIHTTEFGAYLCLVLMKEFYTGMDKVRAAFRDDAKIKRAKQLIIMDESESAAAGAAKGEIAS, encoded by the coding sequence ATGAATTTTATCAGTCAAATGGTGCATAGCTTCGCCAAAAAATACGCCGCCGAAACTATGCAAAAATCCCTATACAACTCCCTTAGAATCGACATCACGCAGGAAAATATCGCTAAAATTCCAAATCCCGATAAAAAATATATGCTCTACATGCACGTGCCATTCTGCCACACGTTTTGCCCGTACTGCTCCTTTCACAAATACGCCTACGAGCGCGGAGCGTGCAAGGCGTATTTCGGCGCGCTACGCACCGAGATGCAGCGCACGAAGGACGCGGGCTACGACTTTGAGACGCTTTATGTCGGCGGCGGCACGACGCTTATCGACGAGGATGAGCTAGCGCGCACGCTGGAGCTTGCCAAGTCGCTTTTTAGCATCAAAGAGGTCTCGTGCGAGAGCGACCCTAACCACATCGAGCCTGAGAGCTTGCTGCGATTTCGCGGGCTGATAGATCGCCTAAGCGTGGGGGTGCAGAGCTTTGATGATGATATTTTACGCAAAGCTTCACGCTACGACAAATTCGGCTCGGGCGAAATTTTGCAAGAAAAGCTATCCCGAGCGGTCGGAATTTTGCCGATTTTAAGCCTGGATTTGATCTTTAATTTTCCGTTTCAAACGCGCGAAATTTTACTTCGCGACATCGAAGCGGCAAAGGCGGTAAAACCGGAGCAGATCACGCTGTATCCGCTGATGAAATCGCCTTTGATGCGCGATCAAATAGCGCGAAGCCTCGGCGTTAGCAATGTAGACCGCGAGGAGGAGTTTTACTCTATCATCTGCAAGGAATTTGCAAGCTGGCGCCGCAGCAACGCATGGGCTTTCGCTCGCGAAAAATCAAATATGAGCGACGAGTACGTAGGCACAAACCACGAATACGTAGGCATCGGAAGCGGCGCGTTTAGCTTTTTAGACGGCAGGCTGCTCGTAAATGCGTTCAACCTCGAAGAGTACGCAAGCAGGGTGCGCAAAAACGAAAGCACCGTCATCGCCACTTGCGATTTTAGCAGATCCGAGCGCACAAAATACCTCTTTTTGACCGAGCTTTTCAACGGCGAGATCGATATCGCTAAATTTAACGCCGCAAACGATCTAAATTTGCGCCGCGAATTGGGCAGAGAGCTTAGCCTGCTAAGGCTTGCAGGAGCCGTGCGTATTGAGGGTGAGATCATCCACACGACGGAATTTGGCGCGTATTTGTGCCTTGTTTTGATGAAGGAATTTTACACCGGCATGGACAAGGTGCGCGCGGCGTTTCGCGACGATGCCAAGATTAAGCGCGCAAAACAGCTCATCATTATGGACGAAAGCGAATCCGCCGCAGCTGGCGCGGCAAAAGGCGAGATAGCGTCGTAA
- a CDS encoding immunity 53 family protein translates to MNNLKLIQNWYASKCDGEWEHQYGLTLETVDNPGWWIEIDGESGKKPIKINVDRDDEDWFFVNATENKLKGSCGAENLEELLEHVVKWLMD, encoded by the coding sequence ATGAATAATCTAAAACTCATACAAAACTGGTATGCTTCCAAATGCGACGGAGAATGGGAACATCAATACGGCCTTACGCTGGAAACGGTCGATAACCCGGGCTGGTGGATCGAAATCGATGGCGAGAGCGGGAAAAAGCCGATAAAAATAAATGTCGATAGAGATGACGAGGATTGGTTTTTCGTCAATGCCACGGAAAACAAACTCAAAGGAAGTTGCGGAGCCGAAAATTTAGAGGAATTATTGGAGCATGTAGTAAAATGGCTTATGGATTAA
- the imm45 gene encoding Imm45 family immunity protein, translating to MTILPISTFDNDLQRGDIIKFNDDELMVCDERCFWTENPCLLNLKDNRYFELSDEMLSSKAGFVVDKGQLIRNLANFGINAIPQEVFICSDNYLSSDELKDYKEDCDETIPGFRLIKPRDKFGRNRRIKRNLMKKFSIPLLKFRGKIEVGDIIECRKSCYPYEKNVNFVVVKAKDDDGVNFIKLIVISGYKAGLWVLPFLFKTDKNMVEADWLIKNWKYIFYRCCDIRHTYVNLQNRKEVLNFTDKELENFIKIKRKRLKFKNKK from the coding sequence ATGACCATCTTACCAATATCAACCTTCGACAATGACTTACAAAGAGGCGATATTATAAAATTTAACGACGATGAGCTTATGGTCTGCGATGAGCGCTGTTTCTGGACAGAAAATCCTTGCCTTTTAAATTTAAAAGATAACAGATATTTTGAGCTTTCTGATGAGATGCTATCAAGCAAAGCGGGGTTTGTAGTGGATAAGGGGCAATTGATTCGTAATTTAGCAAATTTCGGCATCAATGCGATCCCCCAGGAGGTATTTATATGCTCCGATAATTACCTTAGTAGCGATGAACTGAAAGATTACAAAGAAGACTGCGACGAAACAATCCCCGGTTTCAGACTGATAAAACCTAGGGATAAATTTGGACGCAATAGACGCATAAAGAGGAATCTAATGAAAAAATTTAGTATTCCTCTATTGAAATTTCGCGGAAAGATCGAGGTCGGAGATATTATCGAATGTAGAAAATCCTGCTATCCATACGAGAAAAATGTAAATTTTGTCGTAGTAAAAGCAAAAGACGATGATGGAGTAAATTTTATAAAATTGATCGTAATTAGCGGCTACAAGGCAGGTTTATGGGTTCTGCCGTTTTTATTTAAAACAGATAAAAATATGGTAGAAGCGGACTGGCTAATTAAAAATTGGAAATATATTTTTTATAGGTGCTGTGATATAAGGCACACCTACGTAAATTTGCAAAACCGAAAGGAGGTTTTAAATTTTACCGATAAAGAGTTGGAAAATTTTATAAAAATAAAGCGAAAGAGATTAAAATTTAAAAATAAGAAGTGA